The following coding sequences lie in one Arabidopsis thaliana chromosome 3, partial sequence genomic window:
- a CDS encoding uncharacterized protein (unknown protein; FUNCTIONS IN: molecular_function unknown; INVOLVED IN: biological_process unknown; LOCATED IN: chloroplast outer membrane, chloroplast thylakoid membrane, chloroplast, chloroplast envelope; EXPRESSED IN: 24 plant structures; EXPRESSED DURING: 13 growth stages; Has 29 Blast hits to 29 proteins in 12 species: Archae - 0; Bacteria - 0; Metazoa - 3; Fungi - 0; Plants - 26; Viruses - 0; Other Eukaryotes - 0 (source: NCBI BLink).), with the protein MAEEAQVDRSNGSDSSSPPIKLPPFITNLFAFLQPKPPPATIDANAPKPTGEKEPLKSTYETVTFPYNPPKSAEPIKFEAEPSSGRTSNSVILWQVYALGGFLVLKWAWARWNERNERSDKKEATGDDDQKDDDEDDQSSDGHED; encoded by the exons ATGGCTGAAGAAGCTCAAGTAGATCGTTCTAATGGCTCTGATTCATCATCTCCTCCCATAAAGTTACCTCCTTTCATCACCAACCTATTCGCCTTTCTTCAACCTAAGCCTCCTCCTGCTACTATTGATGCCAATGCTCCTAAACCTACCGGCGAGAAGGAACCTCTGAAATCGACCTACGAGACTGTCACTTTCCCTTACAATCCACCCAAAAGCGCAGAGCCAATCAAGTTTGAGGCTGAGCCCAGCTCTGGCAGGACTTCCAACTCTGTCATCCTTTGGCAG GTATATGCACTTGGAGGGTTTCTTGTCCTGAAGTGGGCCTGGGCAAGATGGAATGAAAGGAACGAGAGAAGTGACAAAAAGGAGGCGACGGGTGATGATGATcagaaagatgatgatgaggatgatcaATCATCTGATGGGCATGAAGACTAG